The Fundidesulfovibrio magnetotacticus genome has a window encoding:
- a CDS encoding inositol monophosphatase family protein, with translation MRLDAQDLALLVGDALAAVADAGRIVLNNWDAPSDVRRKGRIDLVTETDLAVEEALKESLSRLLPGSTFLGEESAASLDPGELTWIVDPLDGTTNFAHRLPFVATSVALWMGGKSVLGIVHAPALGETFHAVAGGGAFLNASPLAVSAVDRLEDALVATGFPYTVREDIRELMDWLEKMLVHTQGVRRPGAASIDLAYVAAGRFDVFYEVGLKPWDTAAGWLLVEEAGGRVTAFDPAQAYHLRSRSVLASNGPLHEAAAGLLA, from the coding sequence ATGCGACTCGACGCCCAAGACCTCGCCCTCCTGGTCGGCGACGCCCTGGCCGCCGTGGCCGACGCCGGGCGCATCGTCCTGAACAACTGGGACGCCCCCAGCGACGTGCGCCGCAAGGGGCGCATCGATCTCGTCACCGAGACCGACCTGGCCGTGGAGGAGGCCCTCAAGGAGAGCCTCTCGCGCCTGCTGCCCGGTTCCACGTTCCTGGGCGAGGAATCGGCCGCTAGCCTCGACCCCGGAGAACTGACCTGGATCGTGGACCCCCTGGACGGCACCACCAATTTCGCCCACCGTCTGCCCTTCGTGGCCACGTCCGTGGCCCTGTGGATGGGCGGGAAAAGCGTGCTGGGCATCGTGCACGCCCCGGCCCTGGGCGAGACCTTCCACGCCGTGGCGGGCGGCGGGGCCTTCCTTAACGCCAGCCCCCTGGCCGTCTCCGCCGTGGACCGCCTGGAGGACGCCCTGGTGGCCACGGGCTTCCCCTACACCGTGCGCGAGGACATCCGCGAGCTCATGGACTGGCTGGAAAAGATGCTCGTGCACACCCAGGGCGTGCGCCGTCCCGGCGCGGCCTCCATCGATCTGGCCTACGTGGCCGCCGGGCGCTTCGACGTGTTCTACGAGGTCGGGCTCAAACCCTGGGACACCGCCGCCGGATGGCTCCTGGTGGAGGAGGCGGGCGGGCGCGTCACGGCCTTCGATCCCGCCCAGGCCTACCACCTGCGTTCGCGCTCCGTGCTGGCCTCCAACGGGCCGCTGCACGAAGCGGCCGCCGGGCTCCTGGCCTGA
- a CDS encoding rod shape-determining protein has protein sequence MIFDRLFRFLGKDLAMDLGTANTLLYTSAEGIVLNEPSVVAIEARTGNLVAVGKEAKEFLGRTPDRIRAIRPMKDGVIADFEVTKEMIAFFIRKVITGFRITKPKIVICVPTGITQVEKRAVIESAQQAGAREVRLVEEPMAAAIGAGLPIEEPVGNMVVDIGGGTTEVAVISLSAVAYAESVRVAGDELNEAIQRYMQDQFQLLIGENMAEQIKIRVGSAMPLPETLTMEVAGKNMVTGTPGMVEVNDGHIREAIKDPVAIIVGAVRKALEKTPPELVADIASRGLLLAGGGSLLRGLDRLIGQETQLHVMLDDDPLTTVVRGTGKTIEYRRNYQQVFIN, from the coding sequence ATGATCTTCGACAGACTTTTCCGCTTCCTCGGCAAAGACCTGGCCATGGACCTGGGCACCGCCAACACGCTTCTCTATACGTCGGCCGAGGGCATCGTGCTCAACGAGCCCTCGGTCGTGGCCATCGAGGCCCGCACCGGCAACCTGGTGGCCGTGGGCAAGGAGGCCAAGGAGTTTCTGGGCCGCACCCCGGACCGCATCCGCGCCATCCGCCCCATGAAGGACGGCGTCATCGCCGACTTCGAGGTCACCAAGGAGATGATCGCCTTCTTCATCCGCAAGGTGATCACTGGGTTTCGCATCACCAAGCCCAAGATCGTCATCTGCGTGCCCACGGGCATCACCCAGGTGGAGAAGCGCGCGGTGATCGAGAGCGCCCAGCAGGCCGGGGCGCGCGAGGTGCGCCTGGTCGAGGAGCCCATGGCCGCGGCCATCGGCGCGGGCCTGCCCATCGAGGAACCCGTGGGCAACATGGTGGTGGACATCGGCGGCGGCACCACCGAGGTGGCCGTGATCTCCCTCTCCGCCGTGGCCTACGCCGAAAGCGTGCGCGTGGCGGGCGACGAACTCAACGAGGCCATCCAGCGCTACATGCAGGACCAGTTCCAGCTGCTCATCGGCGAAAACATGGCCGAGCAGATCAAGATCCGCGTGGGCAGCGCCATGCCCCTGCCCGAGACGCTCACCATGGAGGTGGCGGGCAAGAACATGGTCACGGGCACGCCGGGCATGGTGGAGGTCAACGACGGGCACATCCGCGAGGCCATCAAGGACCCCGTGGCCATCATCGTGGGCGCGGTGCGCAAGGCCCTGGAGAAGACCCCGCCCGAGCTGGTGGCGGACATCGCCTCGCGCGGGCTCCTGCTGGCCGGGGGCGGCTCGCTCCTGCGCGGGCTCGACCGGCTCATCGGCCAGGAGACCCAGCTCCACGTCATGCTCGACGACGATCCCCTGACCACCGTGGTGCGCGGCACCGGCAAGACCATCGAGTACCGCCGCAACTACCAGCAGGTTTTCATCAACTGA
- a CDS encoding GAF domain-containing protein, with the protein MSRQDVFSRVLQLVCNVFDSYSAVLFLPVPGSPDCRLAASFSLGDDVRQGMVLSPGQGLTGWIVREGKPLVISNFDQKRGVLGYYAGSAESEIRAFLGVPLEGMAGALCLDSKKIHGFGDKDQKILAEFARLVSTLYLERDHLAADALEARLSEAQRQMATLPWKHPKWADFLRELLGLASRATGLGHCFLAVGDEKSGTFFVEGASQPLFAHSAPASFPLGGGMIGWVFKNAAPVHALDGDTTPARLFGAQASAPVFRSVVCQPVGYGRATRAVLVFAGREEAAGEQLKEFAAAVAAQLSLFLENLHLKARLAKRGA; encoded by the coding sequence ATGTCCCGCCAGGATGTCTTCTCGCGGGTTCTCCAGCTGGTCTGCAACGTCTTCGACAGCTACTCTGCGGTGCTCTTCCTGCCCGTGCCGGGCTCTCCGGACTGCCGCCTGGCCGCCTCCTTCAGCCTTGGCGACGACGTGCGCCAGGGCATGGTCCTCTCGCCGGGCCAGGGGCTCACGGGCTGGATCGTGCGCGAGGGCAAACCCCTGGTGATCAGCAACTTCGACCAGAAGCGCGGCGTGCTGGGCTACTACGCGGGCAGCGCCGAGAGCGAGATCAGGGCCTTCCTGGGCGTGCCCCTGGAGGGCATGGCCGGGGCGCTCTGCCTGGATTCCAAGAAGATCCACGGCTTCGGGGACAAGGACCAGAAGATCCTGGCCGAGTTCGCCCGGCTCGTCTCCACGCTCTACCTGGAGCGCGACCACCTTGCCGCAGACGCCCTGGAGGCCAGGCTCAGCGAGGCCCAGCGCCAGATGGCCACGCTTCCCTGGAAACATCCCAAATGGGCCGACTTCCTGCGCGAACTGCTGGGACTGGCCTCGCGCGCCACGGGGCTGGGGCATTGCTTCCTGGCCGTGGGCGACGAGAAGTCCGGCACGTTCTTCGTGGAAGGCGCGAGCCAGCCGCTCTTCGCCCACTCCGCCCCGGCCTCGTTCCCCCTGGGCGGGGGGATGATCGGCTGGGTGTTCAAGAACGCGGCTCCTGTCCACGCCCTGGATGGCGACACCACTCCGGCCCGTCTTTTCGGGGCACAGGCCTCGGCGCCGGTGTTCCGCAGCGTGGTCTGCCAGCCGGTGGGCTACGGCCGGGCCACGCGGGCCGTGCTGGTGTTCGCCGGGCGCGAGGAGGCGGCCGGGGAGCAGCTCAAGGAATTCGCCGCCGCCGTGGCGGCGCAACTCTCCCTGTTTCTGGAGAATCTGCACCTGAAGGCCCGCCTGGCCAAACGAGGGGCGTAG
- a CDS encoding DUF6485 family protein codes for MSEACARQASGAADCPCTYPGCPRHGNCCQCVAHHRAKDQLPACYFTAEQEKSFDRSVAFFLSCRKG; via the coding sequence ATGAGCGAAGCCTGCGCCAGACAGGCCTCGGGAGCCGCCGACTGTCCCTGCACCTATCCGGGCTGCCCCCGCCACGGGAACTGCTGCCAGTGCGTGGCCCACCACCGCGCCAAGGACCAGCTCCCCGCCTGCTATTTCACCGCCGAACAGGAAAAGAGTTTCGATCGTTCCGTCGCCTTCTTCCTGAGCTGCCGCAAAGGCTGA
- the gcvT gene encoding glycine cleavage system aminomethyltransferase GcvT: METLLVTPLNAWHKAHGAKMVPFAGWEMPVQYSGIIAEHGHCRTRAAIFDICHMGEFSLKGPGAKNALAAAVTQNLDTLAPGKCRYGFLLNEQGGVLDDLIVYRIADEEFMLVVNGACTASDFATIKGRLPAGLAFADISDNTAKIDLQGPKSFEVLARVLPGEWNTLGYFSFRKTAFDGAEIIVSRTGYTGELGYEFYLPADKAQALWEKLAADPEVLPAGLGARDTLRLEMGYPLYGQDLDTEHTPAEAGYDGMLGSAAPFTGKARAFDVRRKLVALSIEGRRSARHHDKVLDGNGKEVGVVTSGSFSPTLGHSIALAYLDAQAAEADGFTVQAAKAQLPAKKVDLPFYKGGTARAKLS, from the coding sequence GTGGAAACGCTCCTCGTCACCCCGCTCAACGCCTGGCACAAGGCCCACGGCGCCAAGATGGTCCCCTTCGCCGGATGGGAGATGCCCGTCCAGTACTCCGGCATCATCGCCGAACACGGCCACTGCCGCACCCGGGCCGCCATCTTCGACATCTGCCACATGGGCGAATTCAGCCTCAAAGGCCCGGGCGCGAAGAACGCCCTGGCCGCCGCCGTCACCCAGAACCTGGACACCCTCGCCCCCGGCAAGTGCCGCTACGGCTTCCTGCTCAACGAGCAGGGCGGCGTGCTGGACGACCTCATCGTCTACCGCATAGCCGACGAGGAGTTCATGCTCGTGGTCAACGGCGCCTGCACCGCTTCGGACTTCGCCACCATCAAAGGCCGCCTCCCCGCCGGACTCGCCTTCGCCGACATCTCCGACAACACCGCCAAGATCGACCTCCAGGGCCCCAAGTCCTTCGAGGTGCTCGCCCGCGTCCTCCCCGGCGAATGGAACACCCTGGGCTACTTCAGCTTCCGCAAGACCGCCTTCGACGGCGCGGAAATCATCGTCAGCCGCACCGGCTACACCGGCGAACTGGGCTACGAGTTCTACCTGCCCGCCGACAAGGCCCAGGCCCTCTGGGAAAAACTCGCCGCCGACCCCGAAGTGCTCCCCGCCGGACTCGGCGCGCGCGACACCCTGCGCCTGGAAATGGGCTACCCCCTCTACGGGCAGGACCTCGACACCGAACACACCCCCGCCGAGGCCGGCTACGACGGCATGCTCGGCTCCGCCGCACCCTTCACCGGCAAGGCCCGCGCCTTCGACGTGCGTCGCAAGCTCGTCGCCCTCTCCATCGAAGGACGCCGCAGCGCCCGGCACCACGACAAAGTGCTCGACGGCAACGGCAAGGAAGTGGGCGTGGTGACAAGCGGCTCCTTCTCCCCCACCCTGGGACACTCCATCGCCCTGGCCTACCTGGATGCCCAGGCCGCCGAGGCCGACGGCTTCACCGTCCAGGCCGCCAAGGCGCAACTGCCCGCCAAGAAGGTGGACCTGCCCTTCTACAAAGGCGGCACCGCCCGGGCCAAGCTGAGCTGA
- a CDS encoding 16S rRNA (uracil(1498)-N(3))-methyltransferase — MARLDTFHIPPEAWGAPFRLEGDEARHLAKVLRLGPGARVRCFDGAGREGLFRVVCVRGGVELEQESEQYSAPSGGAWLALGWNKSARRGWLLEKAVELGCGGILFWEASRSQGGMPAEPKESWRAQLVAGAKQCGSVWLPELEMVSGGASGLAERCGAIEGKYLAWESRGVSRGLGLEDLTGHGGRVFVIGPEGGLTDPEADVLRNAGFRAVTLGPRPLRWETASLLCLGLAWWATSSGGPSTGGMR; from the coding sequence ATGGCAAGACTCGACACGTTCCACATCCCGCCTGAGGCCTGGGGGGCTCCGTTCCGCCTGGAGGGCGACGAGGCGCGGCATCTCGCCAAGGTGTTGCGGCTCGGCCCGGGCGCGCGGGTGCGCTGTTTCGACGGCGCGGGGCGGGAGGGCCTGTTCCGGGTGGTCTGCGTGCGCGGCGGCGTGGAGCTGGAGCAGGAGTCGGAGCAGTACTCGGCTCCTTCCGGCGGCGCGTGGCTGGCGTTGGGCTGGAACAAGTCGGCGCGTCGCGGCTGGTTGTTGGAGAAGGCGGTGGAGCTGGGCTGCGGCGGCATCCTGTTCTGGGAGGCGTCGCGCAGCCAGGGCGGCATGCCCGCCGAGCCCAAGGAGAGCTGGCGCGCGCAGCTGGTGGCGGGGGCCAAGCAGTGCGGGAGCGTCTGGCTGCCTGAGCTGGAGATGGTCTCCGGCGGGGCCTCGGGGCTTGCGGAACGCTGCGGGGCGATCGAGGGCAAGTACCTGGCGTGGGAGTCCCGGGGGGTGTCGCGGGGGCTGGGCCTTGAAGACTTGACCGGGCATGGCGGACGTGTTTTCGTGATCGGCCCCGAGGGCGGTCTGACGGACCCGGAGGCCGACGTGCTGCGGAACGCCGGATTCCGGGCCGTGACCCTGGGTCCCCGGCCGCTGCGCTGGGAAACGGCTTCGCTGTTGTGTCTGGGCCTTGCCTGGTGGGCAACGTCGTCTGGTGGTCCATCAACGGGCGGAATGCGATGA
- a CDS encoding GGDEF domain-containing protein has protein sequence MNAWILAAEAFAVYGLVLWSHSLRHRYGLAFFYALLGSLTAIMSWVTDAGVAVQLGDTTYLVGSTVFYTSLLLGVFVVYVFDGPRATRVAILTVVGVSALVPLISVVLHLQTKISSTVPLALVPIPSLRVNMASVLTTLGDLLFLAISWEFLHDKKRALPLAAKAFLTLLGVMWLDVALFNTAAFLGSGNYLSIMTGTLTSRLVICAFAAPILWAYLSWQNAITGVEMPHRPVFAILQELSEVRVELQTAREEIKRRMQVEAALLKSERRYRQLILNASEPIAVVHSGLYALHNARLLELTGLSETDARTATFEDFVHPAQRAQVRQVLDQALARHGLSKSLEFKAVRGSGDLIDVQANIVGIDWDGDGAVLVFLHDVTEQRRAEDRLRADATMDQLTGVLNRRGFIESAEAKAERLQRERRGYTVLYLDVDRFKEVNDAHGHLTGDKVLREVARAARDQIREGDVLGRVGGDEFAVLLAGSCSREARSVGQRIVERIPGACREGEAACSVTVSLGVASLEPGMEESLHQVLDRADKAMLAAKRDGRDRVRVHGDAPAPDKDSGS, from the coding sequence ATGAACGCGTGGATTCTTGCCGCGGAGGCCTTCGCGGTCTACGGGCTCGTGCTGTGGTCGCACTCGCTGCGTCACAGATATGGTCTGGCCTTTTTCTATGCCCTGTTGGGCAGCCTCACGGCCATCATGTCCTGGGTCACGGACGCCGGGGTTGCGGTGCAACTGGGCGACACCACCTATCTGGTGGGGTCCACGGTGTTCTACACGTCGCTGTTGCTGGGCGTGTTCGTGGTCTACGTGTTCGATGGCCCCCGGGCCACGCGGGTGGCCATCCTCACGGTGGTGGGCGTCTCGGCGCTGGTGCCGCTCATCTCCGTGGTCCTGCATCTTCAAACGAAGATTTCCAGCACCGTGCCCCTGGCGCTGGTGCCCATCCCGAGTCTGCGCGTCAACATGGCCTCGGTGCTCACCACGCTGGGGGACCTGCTGTTCCTGGCCATCAGCTGGGAGTTTCTACACGACAAGAAGCGGGCGCTCCCCCTGGCGGCCAAGGCGTTTTTGACGCTCCTGGGCGTGATGTGGCTCGACGTGGCGCTCTTCAACACGGCTGCGTTCCTGGGGTCCGGCAACTATCTTTCCATCATGACCGGGACACTGACGAGCCGTCTGGTGATCTGCGCGTTCGCGGCCCCGATCCTCTGGGCCTACCTGAGCTGGCAGAACGCCATCACGGGCGTGGAGATGCCGCACCGGCCGGTTTTCGCCATCCTGCAGGAACTCTCGGAGGTGCGCGTGGAGCTTCAGACCGCACGCGAGGAGATCAAGCGGCGCATGCAGGTGGAGGCCGCCCTACTGAAAAGCGAGCGGCGCTACCGGCAGCTGATCCTCAACGCCTCCGAGCCCATCGCGGTGGTGCACAGCGGGCTCTACGCCCTGCACAACGCGCGCCTTCTGGAGCTGACGGGGCTCTCCGAAACCGACGCCCGCACGGCCACCTTCGAGGACTTCGTGCACCCCGCCCAGCGCGCCCAGGTCCGCCAGGTCCTGGACCAGGCCCTGGCCCGGCACGGGCTGTCCAAATCCCTGGAGTTCAAGGCCGTGCGCGGTTCGGGGGACCTCATCGACGTGCAGGCCAACATCGTGGGCATCGATTGGGACGGCGACGGGGCCGTGCTGGTGTTCCTCCACGACGTCACCGAGCAGCGCCGCGCCGAGGACAGGCTCCGGGCCGACGCCACCATGGACCAGCTCACGGGGGTGCTCAACCGCCGGGGGTTCATCGAGAGCGCCGAGGCCAAGGCGGAGCGGCTCCAGCGTGAGCGCCGGGGCTATACCGTGCTCTACCTGGACGTGGACCGTTTCAAGGAAGTCAACGACGCCCACGGCCACCTGACCGGCGACAAGGTGCTCCGGGAGGTGGCCCGCGCCGCGCGCGACCAGATCCGTGAGGGCGACGTGCTGGGCCGCGTGGGCGGCGACGAGTTCGCCGTGCTGCTCGCGGGCTCGTGTTCCAGGGAAGCCCGGTCGGTGGGCCAGCGCATCGTGGAGCGCATCCCCGGAGCGTGCCGCGAAGGCGAGGCGGCCTGCTCCGTCACCGTGAGCCTCGGCGTGGCCAGCCTGGAGCCGGGGATGGAGGAATCCTTGCATCAGGTGCTGGACAGGGCCGACAAGGCCATGCTGGCGGCCAAACGCGACGGGCGCGACAGGGTGCGCGTCCACGGCGACGCCCCCGCGCCCGACAAGGATTCCGGGAGCTGA
- a CDS encoding replication-associated recombination protein A: MPPLAHAIRPASFEEFTGQSHVIARLEGMLSAPRLPSILFFGPPGCGKSTLALLLAKAKGLPYVRVSAPEAGLAALRGLIAGKEILILDELHRFSKAQQDFFLPLLEHGDITLLATTTENPSFSVTKQLLSRLHVMRLRSLSHGELAVVARRGMEALRLDLPQESVDLLCFASGGDARTLLNLLEYAAQLPPEKREAGTLKQNLPEQVLRGDRDADQHYELASAFIKSIRGSDPDAALYYLACMLESGEDPRFVTRRLILSASEDVGLADPRALPLAVACQQAVEMVGMPEGFIPLAETTVYLALAPKSNSTYAAYLAARKEVLAQGVRPVPLHLRNPSAKLQRQWGFGEGYKYPHAYPDAWVEQRYMPDGMDGVTFYQEKGIGEEPKLAARIKALRKKH; this comes from the coding sequence ATGCCGCCCCTGGCACACGCCATCAGGCCCGCCTCGTTCGAGGAGTTCACGGGCCAGTCCCACGTGATCGCGCGCCTGGAAGGGATGCTTTCGGCCCCCAGGCTGCCCAGCATCCTCTTTTTCGGCCCGCCCGGGTGCGGCAAGTCCACCCTGGCGCTCCTGCTGGCCAAAGCCAAGGGCCTGCCCTACGTGCGCGTGAGCGCCCCGGAGGCGGGGCTTGCCGCCCTGCGCGGGCTCATCGCGGGCAAGGAAATCCTCATCCTGGACGAGCTGCACCGCTTCTCCAAGGCCCAGCAGGACTTCTTCCTGCCGCTTCTGGAGCACGGCGACATCACCCTTCTGGCCACCACCACCGAAAACCCGTCCTTCTCCGTGACAAAGCAGCTGCTCTCGCGCCTGCACGTGATGCGCCTGCGCTCCCTCTCCCACGGGGAGCTGGCCGTGGTGGCCCGCCGGGGCATGGAGGCCCTCCGCCTGGACCTGCCCCAGGAAAGCGTGGACCTGCTCTGCTTCGCCTCGGGCGGCGACGCGCGCACGCTGCTCAACCTCCTGGAATACGCGGCCCAGCTGCCGCCCGAGAAGCGCGAGGCGGGCACACTCAAGCAGAACCTCCCCGAGCAGGTGCTGCGCGGCGACCGCGACGCGGACCAGCACTACGAACTGGCCAGCGCCTTCATCAAGTCGATCCGGGGCTCGGACCCGGACGCCGCCCTCTATTACCTGGCCTGCATGCTCGAATCCGGGGAGGATCCGCGCTTCGTCACGCGCAGGCTCATCCTCTCGGCCTCCGAGGACGTGGGCCTGGCCGATCCGCGCGCCCTGCCCCTGGCCGTGGCCTGCCAGCAGGCCGTGGAGATGGTGGGCATGCCCGAAGGGTTCATCCCCCTGGCCGAGACCACGGTCTACCTGGCCCTGGCCCCCAAGAGCAATTCGACCTACGCCGCCTATCTGGCCGCGCGCAAGGAGGTGCTGGCTCAGGGCGTGCGCCCCGTGCCCCTTCACCTGCGCAACCCCTCGGCCAAGCTGCAGCGCCAGTGGGGCTTCGGAGAAGGCTACAAATACCCCCACGCCTACCCCGACGCCTGGGTGGAGCAGCGCTACATGCCCGACGGCATGGACGGCGTGACCTTCTACCAGGAGAAGGGCATCGGCGAAGAGCCGAAGCTCGCTGCACGGATCAAGGCCCTGCGCAAGAAACACTGA
- a CDS encoding YciI family protein: MQADQTYLMLFEPNRPDFLQTMTDEERSVMTAHGAHCRELAAQGRVVLLGVCTDGAYGVLVFRAQSPEESRAFFEADPAVRAGIVTPRLHPFQVAMP; this comes from the coding sequence ATGCAAGCAGATCAGACCTACCTGATGCTCTTCGAGCCCAATCGCCCCGACTTCCTCCAAACCATGACCGACGAGGAACGGTCCGTCATGACGGCGCATGGAGCGCACTGCCGGGAACTGGCCGCTCAAGGCCGCGTGGTGCTCCTGGGCGTGTGCACGGACGGCGCATACGGGGTGCTGGTGTTCCGCGCCCAATCTCCTGAAGAGTCGCGGGCGTTCTTCGAGGCCGATCCTGCCGTGCGCGCAGGCATCGTCACTCCCCGGCTGCATCCGTTCCAGGTAGCCATGCCCTGA
- a CDS encoding potassium channel family protein — MQRKRLIIYGSCFLLALLTGTVGFHLIEGLSLFDALYFTVITMGTVGYGDIHPWSTEGKTLAMVLVFAGVGTFVAVAESVAESVFAGKEEQTKREKRNMIRGIFFSDVGLELLTRLVRADRDTAGLSEGLRVDATWEPSRFRQASKLLEGHDFALDPHRLDMNALRALLAEKSDLLLRLLENPSIGEHEAFSDTLRAIYHLRDELMCRPPDLDSLPESDLRHLAGDASRVYGLISAQWITYTGYLKASYPYLFYLAARTNPFNPEASVIVRG, encoded by the coding sequence ATGCAACGAAAACGCCTGATCATCTACGGGAGCTGTTTCCTCCTTGCCTTGCTCACCGGCACGGTGGGCTTTCACCTGATCGAGGGGCTGAGCCTCTTCGACGCGTTGTACTTCACCGTGATCACCATGGGCACCGTGGGCTACGGGGACATCCACCCCTGGTCCACCGAGGGCAAGACGCTGGCCATGGTCCTGGTGTTCGCGGGAGTGGGCACGTTCGTGGCCGTGGCCGAGTCCGTGGCGGAATCGGTGTTCGCGGGCAAGGAGGAGCAGACCAAGCGCGAAAAGCGCAACATGATCCGGGGCATCTTCTTCTCCGACGTGGGGCTCGAGTTGCTCACCCGGCTCGTGCGGGCCGACCGCGACACGGCGGGGCTCTCGGAGGGCCTGCGCGTGGACGCCACGTGGGAACCATCCCGCTTCCGCCAGGCCTCGAAACTGCTGGAGGGCCACGATTTCGCCCTGGACCCGCACCGTCTGGACATGAACGCCCTGCGCGCCCTTCTGGCCGAAAAGTCCGACCTGCTCCTGCGGCTGCTGGAAAACCCCAGCATAGGGGAGCACGAGGCCTTCTCGGACACCCTGCGCGCCATCTACCATCTGCGCGACGAGCTCATGTGCCGCCCGCCAGACCTGGACTCTCTTCCCGAGAGCGACCTGCGCCACCTGGCCGGGGACGCAAGCCGGGTCTACGGGCTGATCAGCGCCCAGTGGATCACCTACACGGGCTACCTCAAGGCCAGCTACCCCTACCTCTTCTACCTGGCCGCGCGCACCAACCCCTTCAACCCCGAGGCCAGCGTCATCGTGCGGGGATAA